The following coding sequences lie in one Sorghum bicolor cultivar BTx623 chromosome 6, Sorghum_bicolor_NCBIv3, whole genome shotgun sequence genomic window:
- the LOC8057469 gene encoding tyrosine--tRNA ligase, chloroplastic/mitochondrial — translation MAAAAAMAAAASSRSFLRPHRCLLLPHTHPLRRRLSTNATASAPTSTAASAGVVDVLMKRGLVEATTSEALAAARPGELKVYCGFDPTAESLHLGNLLGLVALSWFRRCGHTAVALIGGATGRVGDPSGKSSERPELDIAAVEANSDAIKSLVAQILGRVPEPAHHSHSGQKEQPSAISADSSQRMGSFVILDNYDWWKEITLLDFLREVGRFARVGSMIAKESVKKRLASEDGMSYTEFTYQLLQGYDFLYMFKNMGVNVQIGGSDQWGNITAGTELIRKILQVEGAHGLTFPLLLKSDGTKFGKTEDGAIWLSSKMLSPYKFYQYFFAVPDIDVIRFMKILTFLSLDEIEELEDSMKKPGYVPNTVQKRLAEEVTRFVHGEEGLEEALKATEALRPGAQTQLDAQTIEGIADDVPSCSLAYDQVFKSPLVDLAVSTGLLTSKSAVKRLIKQGGLYLNNVRIDSEDKLVEDGDIVDGKVLLLSAGKKNKMVVRIS, via the coding sequence atggccgccgccgccgccatggccgcggccgCCTCCTCGCGGTCCTTCCTGCGCCCGCACCgttgcctcctcctcccccacacCCACCCGCTTCGCCGCCGCCTCTCCACCAACGCCACTGCCTCCGCTCCCACCTCCACCGCTGCGTCGGCCGGCGTCGTGGACGTGCTCATGAAGCGAGGGCTCGTCGAGGCCACCACCTCGGAGGCGCTCGCCGCAGCGCGGCCCGGGGAGCTCAAGGTTTACTGCGGCTTCGACCCCACCGCCGAGAGCCTGCATCTCGGCAACCTCCTCGGCCTGGTCGCGCTCTCCTGGTTCCGCCGATGCGGCCACACCGCCGTCGCGCTCATCGGTGGCGCCACGGGCCGCGTCGGCGACCCCTCGGGGAAGAGTTCCGAGCGCCCCGAGCTGGACATCGCTGCCGTCGAAGCCAACTCCGACGCCATTAAGTCCCTTGTCGCCCAGATCCTCGGCCGCGTTCCCGAGCCTGCCCACCATTCCCACAGCGGTCAAAAAGAGCAGCCTTCGGCCATTTCAGCGGATTCATCACAGAGAATGGGTTCTTTCGTGATCCTGGACAACTACGACTGGTGGAAGGAAATCACGCTGCTGGATTTCCTGAGAGAGGTGGGCCGTTTTGCACGCGTGGGTTCAATGATTGCCAAGGAGAGCGTCAAGAAGCGTCTCGCGTCAGAGGACGGCATGAGCTACACCGAGTTCACCTACCAGCTGCTGCAGGGCTACGACTTCCTCTATATGTTCAAGAATATGGGTGTCAATGTGCAGATTGGGGGCAGCGATCAGTGGGGGAACATCACAGCGGGAACTGAGTTGATCAGAAAGATCTTGCAGGTTGAGGGGGCGCACGGACTCACGTTCCCGCTCCTGCTGAAGAGTGACGGGACTAAGTTTGGGAAGACAGAGGATGGGGCAATTTGGCTCTCTTCGAAGATGCTTTCTCCTTACAAGTTCTACCAGTACTTCTTTGCTGTGCCAGACATCGATGTCATCAGGTTTATGAAGATCCTGACGTTCCTGAGCTTGGATGAGATTGAAGAGCTAGAAGACTCGATGAAGAAGCCTGGCTATGTGCCAAACACTGTTCAGAAGAGGCTTGCAGAAGAGGTTACACGATTTGTTCATGGCGAGGAGGGACTGGAGGAGGCATTGAAGGCAACCGAGGCCTTGAGACCTGGCGCTCAAACACAATTGGATGCACAAACAATTGAGGGGATAGCAGATGATGTGCCTTCATGCTCTTTAGCTTACGATCAAGTGTTCAAGTCTCCACTTGTTGATTTGGCTGTTTCCACAGGTTTGCTCACTAGTAAGTCGGCGGTCAAGCGGCTTATTAAGCAAGGTGGTCTGTACCTGAATAACGTTAGGATTGATAGTGAGGATAAGCTGGTTGAGGATGGTGATATAGTTGATGGGAAGGTGCTCTTGTTGTCTGCTGGAAAGAAGAACAAGATGGTTGTGAGGATATCTTGA
- the LOC110436299 gene encoding glyceraldehyde-3-phosphate dehydrogenase A, chloroplastic gives MASSSMLSATTVPLQGAAGLSEFSGLRSSASLPMRRNATSDDFMSAVSFRTHAVGTSGGSRRAPTEAKLKVAINGFGRIGRNFLRCWHGRGDASPLEVIAINDTGGVKQASHLLKYDSTLGIFDADVKPVGDNAISVDGKVIKVVSDRNPSNLPWGEMGIDLVIEGTGVFVDREGAGKHIQAGAKKVLITAPGKGDIPTYVVGVNADQYDPDEPIISNASCTTNCLAPFVKVLDQKFGIIKGTMTTTHSYTGDQRLLDASHRDLRRARAAALNIVPTSTGAAKAVSLVLPNLKGKLNGIALRVPTPNVSVVDLVVQVSKKTLAEEVNQAFRDAAANELSGILEVCDVPLVSVDFRCSDVSSTIDASLTMVMGDDMVKVISWYDNEWGYSQRVVDLADICAIKWK, from the exons ATGGCGTCGTCGTCCATGCTCTCCGCCACCACCGTGCCACTCCAG GGGGCCGCCGGCCTGTCCGAGTTCTCCGGGCTCAGGAGCTCCGCGTCGCTGCCGATGCGCCGGAATGCCACCTCCGACGACTTCATGTCCGCCGTCTCCTTCAGGACCCACGCG GTCGGCACGAGCGGCGGCTCGAGGCGGGCGCCGACGGAGGCGAAGCTGAAGGTGGCGATCAACGGGTTCGGCCGGATCGGGCGCAACTTCCTGCGGTGCTGGCACGGCCGCGGCGACGCCTCACCACTGGAAGTCATCGCCATCAACGACACGGGAGGCGTCAAGCAGGCGTCGCACCTGCTCAAGTACGACTCCACGCTGGGCATCTTCGACGCCGACGTCAAGCCCGTCGGCGACAACGCCATCTCCGTCGACGGCAAGGTCATCAAGGTCGTGTCGGACCGCAACCCCAGCAACCTGCCGTGGGGCGAGATGGGCATCGACCTCGTCATCGAGGGCACGGGCGTCTTCGTCGACCGCGAGGGCGCCGGGAAGCACATCCAGGCCGGGGCCAAGAAGGTGCTCATCACGGCGCCCGGCAAGGGCGACATCCCCACCTACGTCGTCGGCGTCAATGCCGACCAGTACGACCCCGACGAGCCCATCATCAGCAACGCCTCCTGCACCACCAACTGCCTCGCGCCGTTCGTCAAGGTGCTCGACCAAAAGTTCG GCATCATCAAGGGCACCATGACCACCACCCACTCGTACACCGGCGACCAGAGGCTGCTGGACGCGAGCCACCGCGACctgcgccgcgcgcgcgccgccgcgctCAACATCGTGCCCACGTCCACGGGCGCCGCCAAGGCCGTCTCGCTGGTGCTCCCAAACCTCAAGGGCAAGCTCAACGGGATCGCGCTCCGGGTGCCCACCCCGAACGTCTCCGTCGTCGACCTCGTCGTGCAGGTGTCCAAGAAGACCCTCGCCGAGGAGGTGAACCAGGCGTTCCGCGACGCCGCCGCCAACGAGCTCAGCGGCATCCTCGAGGTCTGCGACGTGCCGCTCGTGTCCGTCGACTTCAGGTGCTCCGACGTCTCCTCCACCATCGACGCCTCCCTCACCATGGTCATGGGAGACGACATGGTCAAGGTCATCTCCTGGTACGACAACGAGTGGGGGTACTCGCAGAGGGTTGTCGACCTCGCTGACATTTGCGCCATCAAGTGGAAGTGA
- the LOC8057471 gene encoding 40S ribosomal protein S14 — translation MSRRKTREPKEENVTLGPTVREGEYVFGVAHIFASFNDTFIHVTDLSGRETLVRITGGMKVKADRDESSPYAAMLASQDVAQRCKELGITALHIKLRATGGNKTKTPGPGAQSALRALARSGMKIGRIEDVTPVPTDSTRRKGGRRGRRL, via the exons TCGAGGAGGAAGACCAGGGAGCCCAAGGAGGAGAACGTTACACTTGGACCCACTGTCCGTGAAGGAGAGTATGTCTTTGGTGTTGCTCACATCTTTGCATCCTTCAATGACACCTTCATT CATGTCACTGATTTGTCTGGGAGGGAAACTCTGGTTCGGATCACTG GTGGCATGAAGGTCAAAGCTGATCGTGATGAGTCGTCGCCTTATGCTGCTATGCTTGCTTCTCAAGATGTTGCACAGCGTTGCAAG GAGCTTGGTATCACTGCGCTGCACATTAAGCTTCGTGCCACTGGGGGCAACAAGACCAAGACCCCTGGACCTGGTGCTCAGTCTGCTCTCAGGGCCCTTGCTCGTTCTGGGATGAAAATTGGACGCATTG AGGATGTTACCCCGGTTCCCACTGACAGCACTCGCAGAAAGGGTGGTAGGAGGGGAAGGAGGCTGTAG
- the LOC8057470 gene encoding probable ran guanine nucleotide release factor — protein MAAESCVPRPLFGGAISTTFPARFQDVSDIREVPDHQEVLFDPSRDESLVFELLDLKGEVDDAGSALWFLRDIANEQDAGDNLVVEHSGTLELAALRLGEAPVVAATAVGQMAVSKGRQGREAQNIVRLYLANIRLKSAATDVLITAYEPLLINPLSESTAAVAAGPAIPAEQAGCLPMSEIFKLAVMNFNVHDWNLFNGGP, from the exons ATGGCCGCGGAGAGCTGTGTCCCTCGGCCCCTGTTCGGCGGCGCCATCTCCACCACCTTCCCCGCCCGCTTCCAG GACGTGAGCGACATCCGGGAGGTCCCCGACCATCAG GAGGTTCTCTTTGATCCATCCCGCGACGAGAGCCTCGTCTTCGAGCTACTTGACCTCAAGGGCGAGGTGGACGACGCCGGCAGCGCGCTCTGGTTCCTGCGCGACATCGCCAACGAGCAAGACGCCGGGGACAACTTG GTGGTGGAGCATTCTGGGACACTTGAGCTAGCTGCTTTGCGTCTTGGAGAAGCCCCTGTGGTGGCTGCAACAGCAGTTGGCCAGATG GCCGTCTCAAAAGGGAGGCAGGGCAGAGAAGCGCAGAACATTGTTCGA CTTTACCTGGCAAACATACGCCTCAAGAGTGCAGCAACCGATGTACTTATCACCGCATATGAGCCGCTGCTGATAAA CCCCCTGAGTGAAAGTACTGCGGCAGTTGCAGCTGGTCCGGCAATACCTGCTGAACAAGCAGGATGCTTGCCAATGTCTGAGATCTTCAAACTTGCAGTGATGAATTTCAATGTGCATGATTGGAACCTTTTCAATGGTGGCCCTTGA